The Phaeodactylum tricornutum CCAP 1055/1 chromosome 8, whole genome shotgun sequence genome has a window encoding:
- a CDS encoding predicted protein, whose product MKLSMASGIGFFCGAAIGRTTTAFGVGRSIGRQRAPTAYRLFSTAATEALVPAADTDSSIYVQEAESLETLQSEFLQTMRDRGFLHQCTNIRDLDAKLCEGPQAAYLGFDATADSLHVGSLLQIMILRHLQRSGHRPVVLIGGGTSKVGDPTGKDESRVLLTDEIIQQNTDGISKVFQQFLTFGDEKPTDAIMVNNDEWLSEIKYLDFLRTYGTHFTINRMLSFESVKQRLTREAPFSFLEFNYMILQAYDFLELYRRHKTILQLGGSDQWGNMISGTELGRKLESAQLFALTAPLITTSDGKKMGKTANGAVWLNAARLSSYDYWQFWRNTDDADVIRFLKLFTELPLDKVAELEKLQGAEINQAKIVLADEATALLHGSDSLEAIHKTIETMFAGGGSDTESLPRVYASKTDLETNGVRFLDLLVKLKLANSKKEARRLIQGGGARLGETPIADENGVLILTDFGGATEVTLRAGKKRAGVVEIQD is encoded by the coding sequence ATGAAGCTGAGTATGGCTAGTGGCATTGGTTTCTTTTGTGGCGCGGCCATTGGTCGAACGACGACCGCGTTTGGTGTTGGTCGGTCCattggacgacaacgagcACCTACTGCCTATCGGTTGTTTTCTACTGCGGCAACCGAGGCTCTGGTTCCTGCTGCGGACACGGACTCTTCTATTTACGTGCAAGAAGCAGAAAGTCTAGAAACGCTCCAGTCCGAGTTTCTGCAAACGATGCGCGATCGCGGATTCCTTCACCAGTGCACCAACATTCGCGATCTCGATGCCAAATTGTGCGAAGGCCCCCAGGCGGCGTATTTGGGATTCGACGCAACTGCGGATAGTCTACACGTGGGAAGCTTGCTACAGATTATGATCCTACGGCATTTGCAGCGATCGGGACATCGACCGGTGGTACTTATCGGGGGCGGCACCAGCAAGGTGGGAGATCCCACCGGTAAGGACGAATCACGGGTACTGCTCACGGACGAAATTATTCAACAAAATACGGACGGTATTAGCAAGGTATTTCAGCAATTCCTGACTTTTGGGGACGAAAAACCAACCGACGCCATCATGGTTAACAACGACGAGTGGCTGTCGGAAATTAAGTACTTGGATTTCTTGCGAACCTACGGAACTCACTTCACGATCAATCGCATGCTTAGTTTCGAGTCGGTCAAACAGCGGCTCACTCGTGAAGcgcctttttcgtttctgGAATTCAATTACATGATTTTACAAGCCTacgactttttggaattGTACCGTCGACACAAGACAATTCTGCAGCTGGGTGGCAGTGATCAATGGGGCAACATGATTTCGGGTACTGAGCTCGGACGCAAACTGGAAAGTGCTCAGTTATTTGCCCTGACGGCTCCGCTTATTACGACCTCGGACGGCAAAAAGATGGGCAAAACTGCCAACGGCGCGGTTTGGCTGAACGCAGCCCGACTGTCCTCCTACGATTACTGGCAATTCTGGCGCAACacggacgacgccgacgtGATTCGTTTCTTGAAGCTGTTTACTGAACTGCCTCTCGACAAAGTTgccgaattggaaaagctACAAGGCGCGGAGATCAATCAGGCCAAGATTGTACTGGCCGACGAGGCTACGGCCTTGTTGCACGGTTCAGACAGTTTAGAGGCAATTCACAAGACAATCGAGACCATGTTTGCCGGCGGTGGCAGTGACACGGAAAGTTTACCGCGCGTCTATGCGAGTAAGACGGATCTAGAAACGAATGGTGTCCGATTCTTGGACTTGCTGGTCAAGCTGAAGCTGGCGAATAGTAAAAAGGAAGCCCGACGTTTAATTCAAGGTGGCGGTGCCCGTTTGGGTGAGACCCCGATTGCGGACGAGAACGGTGTATTGATACTAACAGATTTTGGCGGTGCCACAGAAGTAACACTGCGCGCGGGAAAGAAACGTGCGGGTGTCGTAGAAATACAAGACTAA
- a CDS encoding predicted protein has translation MTMMSTRSTLLFLASLLIFDNDKQQATAFTPLTISNGRVGWVASTTRRSATIYSPDGVAHAWDEDDFFYDETGTLNASPPNSPHNVYQESGFGPDLEELDPHKSLKSLISKEAMPELARLAVAFAPPDQALELDEIEHVEVLSVDKDHIQIEVVLCERDGCVTLAIPVSFPSPCGIEDKFSECVIDNIDLLNTVAHEDLAKLDSLKNRHEDVAHDTRTMQILKSTSDLELPSWWEAPGLDRVLADECDNVRNLLNELEFQDDVKCLTEQALANVGGCNEWAVDKAACAMVGPAGLMLRATIVEIDADGNEPRREQVAFPVGFGRSAPTIEALRAAVLGMVAAASSAEASAVAVQANADDEAARLRR, from the coding sequence ATGACAATGATGTCTACCCGTAGTACACTTCTCTTCCTAGCCTCTCTCTTGATCTTTGATAATGACAAGCAACAGGCAACGGCATTCACTCCGTTAACGATTTCGAACGGTCGCGTCGGGTGGGTTGCATCGACGACGCGTCGTTCCGCAACGATCTACTCTCCTGATGGTGTTGCCCACGCCtgggacgaggacgacttCTTCTACGACGAAACCGGCACACTGAACGCGAGTCCCCCCAACAGCCCGCACAATGTCTACCAAGAAAGCGGGTTTGGTCCGGATTTGGAAGAACTCGATCCGCACAAGAGTCTCAAATCACTCATTAGCAAAGAAGCCATGCCGGAACTCGCGCGACTAGCTGTCGCCTTTGCTCCGCCGGATCAAGCGCTCGAGTTGGACGAGATCGAACACGTCGAAGTCCTCTCCGTGGACAAGGATCATATCCAGATTGAAGTTGTCCTCTGCGAACGCGACGGGTGTGTTACACTCGCCATTCCTGTCTCCTTTCCCTCGCCTTGTGGGATCGAAGACAAGTTCTCGGAATGCGTAATCGACAACATCGACCTCCTCAACACGGTCGCACACGAAGATCTCGCCAAGCTAGACTCACTCAAGAATCGTCACGAGGATGTGGCACACGACACTCGCACTATGCAAATCCTCAAGTCAACGTCGGATTTAGAACTACCAAGCTGGTGGGAGGCACCCGGACTGGATCGTGTTTTGGCCGACGAGTGCGACAACGTCCGCAATTTGCTCAATGAACTCGAATTCCAGGACGATGTTAAATGCTTAACGGAGCAAGCATTAGCGAATGTCGGTGGTTGCAACGAATGGGCTGTCGACAAGGCCGCTTGTGCCATGGTGGGACCGGCCGGACTTATGCTGCGTGCCACGATTGTAGAAATCGACGCCGACGGCAATGAACCCCGTCGGGAACAAGTTGCGTTCCCAGTCGGATTCGGGAGGTCGGCTCCGACGATTGAAGCTCTGCGTGCGGCGGTCCTCGGTATGGTCGCCGCCGCGTCGTCGGCCGAAGCCAGCGCTGTGGCCGTGCAGGCCAACGCCGACGATGAAGCTGCTCGCCTACGGCGGTAA